The Rosa rugosa chromosome 3, drRosRugo1.1, whole genome shotgun sequence sequence TATCTTTTTCTATCCTCCTTGCCATCATTGTCATCATCATTAACGTCGAGATACATGATGGCTATCCTCCTGGTCTTTGTCTATGCACTTCTCTACAACCCCACCATTGTCCTCTCTGACCCTTCCCCCACCACCTTCACCCCCCAAGACAACTTCCTCATCGACTGCGGTGCTGCAAACGCTCCCACACTACCCGATGGAAGGACCTTCAAGACTGATTCACAATCATCGCAACATTTGAAAGCAAATGATGATAACAAGGTGTCTGATGACAAGGCAGATGTGCCTTCTCCTCTTTACAAAACCGCAAGGATTTTCACAAGTGAAGCCACTTATACGTTCCACATGGGAAGTCCTGGGTGGCATTGGGTTCGCCTCTATTTCTATCCCATTCAAAACTCTGTGTCTGATCTTCAGAAGGCAACTTTCAATGTCATGACAGATAAGTACACTTTGCTCCATAGTTTCAATTTCAATGAGGCCGCTAACAACAACACCATCAAAGTTGTTCGCAAGGAGTACCTTCTCAACGTGACCGAGCAGCAATTCTCGATCAAGTTCTCTCCCCAGAAGAACTCCGCGGCGTTCATCAATGCAATTGAGGTGGTTTCAGCTCCTGATTATCTCATCTCGGACACGGCTAACAACCTTCAGCCAGTGAGCCAGTTCCAGGGGTTGTCCAAATTTGGGTACGAATATATGTACAGGATTAACGTGGGAGGACCTCTAGTGACCCCGGTCAATGACACATTAGGACGGTTCTGGTTGCCGGACGAGCCATACATTAAGTCCAAGAACATGGCCCAAAGTGCCAAGGTTGAAACCAAAACTATCAAGTATCCTCAAGGGCTCACACCCCAAATAGCTCCACCAATAGTTTATGCAACTGCTGCGCATATGGAAGATGCAGGTGTCAGCAATCAAAAGTTCAATGTGACATGGGACTTTCAGGCTGAAAATGCATATGGTTACTTGATCCGGTTGCATTTCTGCGACATTGTGAGCAAAACACTTGGTAATCTTTACTTCAATGTCTACATCAATGGGCAGATGGCAATAAGTGATTTGGATTTGTCACAAACCGTCAACGGTTTGGCAATTCCATTCTACAAGGACATTGTGGTCAACTCTTCATTGATAAAAGACGTGCTTTCAATCCAGATTGGTCCGTCTAAATTGGGGAGTGGTGCTCAGGATGCCATTCTAAATGGTTTGGAGGTTATGAAAATAAGCAATTCTGTTAATAGTTTGGATGGAGAGTTCGGAGTCGATGGAAAAGAATCAAAAGATAGCAGCGGAGGTGTTCACAAGGGAGCGGTGGCTGCAGTCGGATTTGGTTTGATGTTTGGAGCTTTTATTGGACTTGGGGCAATGGTGTACAAATGGAAGAAGAGACCTCAAGATTGGCAGAAAAGGAACAGCTTCTCTTCTTGGTTACTTCCTGTACATGCTGGAGACAGCAGTTTTATGTCAAGCAAGAACTCAGTGGGAAAGAGCATGTACTCTTCCTCTATGGGCCTTGGCCGATTCTTCTCTCTCGCGGAGTTACAGGAAGCTACCAACAATTTCGACTCGAACAAAATCATTGGTGTTGGTGGATTTGGCAATGTGTATCTTGGCGTGATTGATGATGGGATTAGTGTTGCTGTCAAGAGAGGAAATCCACAATCTGAACAGGGGATTACAGAGTTCCAAACAGAGATTCAAATGTTGTCAAAGCTCAGGCACAGGCATTTGGTCTCTCTAATTGGCTATTGTGATGAAAACCAAGAGATGATCTTGGTTTATGAGTTCATGTCAAATGGACCATTCAGAGATCATCTGTATGGTAAGAACTTGCCACCACTGTCATGGAAGCAAAGACTAGAGATCTGCATTGGCGCTGCTCGCGGGCTTCACTACCTTCATACGGGCACAGCACAAGGCATCATTCACCGCGATGTGAAGACAACAAACATCCTTCTCGATGACCAGTTCACTGCCAAGGTTGCTGATTTCGGGTTGTCTAAAGATGCGCCAATGGGACAGAATCATGTGAGTACCGCAGTGAAGGGAAGCTTTGGGTACTTGGACCCTGAGTACTTTAGGAGGCAGCAACTGACAGACAAATCCGATGTCTACTCATTTGGAGTTGTCATGCTCGAGGCATTGTGCGCTAGGCCTGCTATAAATCCAGCACTTCCAAGAGAGCAAGTCAACTTGGCCGACTGGGGAATGCAGTGGAAGAGGAAAGGCTTGCTGGAAAAGATTGTCGACCCTCTCCTCATTGGAACCATCAACCCTGAATCCatgaagaagtttggtgaggctGCCGAGAAGTGCTTGTTAGAGCACGGTGTGGATAGGCCTACGATGGGAGATGTGCTGTGGAACTTGGAGTATGCTCTGCAGCTTCAAGAGGCATTCACCGAAGGAAAGGGCGAAGATGACAGCATTAATGCTACCCCCTCCGCTGATGCTGCATCTGCCTCTCCTACTGATGCTGCTGCTGCCGCTCCTACTGCCGCTGCTTCCGTTCCTCTCCCGGCTGCTATCCTGGAGGAAGAAGCCCCCCCTACAGAACAGACTATTAATGATCAATCTGGAACTGCTATATTGTCTCAATTTTCTAACCTCAATGGTAGGTAAAAAGTTTAAAATTTTAGTCCAGTACTAATTGACAAACACATGGTCTAGTTCTTCAGTGTAATCCATGAAGGAGCCAAAACAGATTGTGATGATCAACGTTCCTCTTTTTCTTGAGTTTGGGGTCATTGAACTGTTTATGTTTATACCGTAATGATACTGGTATGAGGAGTGTATAACATCTAGTACAGTACCATTAATCCTATACGTATTTAAGTGTATAGCTTTTTTGTATTCACTTCATTGTAGTATAGATCATAGATGAACCTGAAAATGAATCATTCATAAATGGATTTCGATCAAGTTCTCATAGATTacatcaaattaaaaaaatgaactaCTGCATAGTCGGACACTTGGACCTATGCAAACCACTGAAAAATTGATGTTGTAGGATATTTTTGAACTAGAATCAATAAAGCTCATGAAGAAGAAATTCTGTATTTGACTGCACCGAAGAAAAATGAAGCTCATGCAGTAGTCAAAAGCTCATGTTATATGCGAAAGGGACAAAAACGATTtacaaaagcaaaaacaaaatttacAATTCGGAAAAATATGTCAGACTTCTAGCAGATATACAGATGAGATTAACAAGCTAGCAGTCAATTTCTCTTGTCTAAACAAATCTTATAGCAgtcatattctttttttttttttggtcaaatataGCAGTGATATTTGAGTTTCTTGTTTGGCACAAGAAATATTGAGTGCAACAAAAATTCTGTATTTGACTGCTCAGTATATGTCACCAAGAGAAGGATATACTCAACTCATGCAAAAACATGACAGATTTTCTCCGGAACAAGAATTTTTGTTATACATCATAGACAATAGGCAGGCTTAACTCTACATATTCTGCTTCAGAATGGGTGATCTTTTATAATCCTCAACGCTAGACATGATTATATAAGGCACCCTAGATTGGCTATGGGAGCAGTACGTACTAAAAACATGGCTGCACTTTACAGTTCAGACCAGCTTTACAACAAACACAACAAGATATATGATAGGCTAAATTTAATCAAAGGGATGCTAGCTGATTCCAGCCTTGATACCATAGGAAGATTGAAACTTATGGTTCTTAGTGAGCTAGAGATATATGAACATCAAATAACCAATGGTATTAGTTAACAAATACAAAATCATTAAGTTGAGGTACCTGTAATCAAACTCATGCAGTTGGCTACCACAGTTGATGAAGATACAAAATTCGATTCATGGCATTGGAGAAGGCAGGGTTGGTATACGCTGACCATCAATTTCTACTATATACGggattatattttattttttcccaCTCACTACCCCTTGCTCACACTGCTGCTTTATTATGCCACTTCTGAAATACTCAAATTTTCAATTGAGATAGGTACGTAGTCCGCTCAGGGGCAATGATACAAGCTTAGGGTAGCCCTGAATCTCTAACTTCTTGAGTGAATTTAGggggggggtgtattgtatatgaaattagtggaacttttaaagaaataaagtcttgaggtattcaattagaatttttaaagacttcatgaattccaccaaaatctatgggtattcaattaggacttttaaaaatgaataaaagtacagagatattcaaaatatcattcatacttatggaattagaaaatcatggataatcatggactttgtagtgttaactatacataccaaactccaataattttccagcctccagaccaaagatttcaaaaagtctatcaaagtttcctcttcaaaaaaaaaaaaaaaaaaaaaaaaggtctatcaaagttcttctctctacgcacaaagaagtttgtccttcatcatctctctttcttaattttttgtcttttctctaatcttttatgatatcaaccttttttgatacccaacatgttcattgtagttgttgaatgtgatttttttttttttttttttcaattgtgatacttcgaaccctaatagcaataaaaatgatttatgaaaccctaaaactcaaatattgcggtctaaccctaagaccttgaaccatactaaattttatcttattaattaattattctcattaatttgaatttatattatggttcaaaaaaaggttgaacaattgaatttcaattgattgattatagatcaagacattgaccaatattgctacaatatatgttaatcggcgaaaacaaaattgatgagaataattaaccataaacatcaagtgatctatattgtatatttatgttgttgggagattaggaatgagaacaaactcgctagacaaactaacaatcatttatttgagtcaatttctattagaagatactggagcattgaagagacaacaagttattattttgttttgtgtttgggctgcatttgttttatttttttttgttttttgtttttgttttttattttattttattttgtatatcctaggaaatctgtagaagtcattcataataaattatatagattttcatggaTCAATAAAAgtttgttgctaaaatcaatggttttaagaaatccataacagtctattaactttttaaagagtctgtggacttttcaaaaagtctgtcatttaaaaaaagtctgcacaaatccaaatacaatacatcCACTTAAGTAATGAAGTGAAGGTAGACCGACCAGTTCTACACACGAATTAACGACAAGCTTCTCAAGCTTGCAAGAGGCATTGCCCAACCAATCCATCAAACTTACGCCATGATAGGCTTTTATTTCCAACTCTGTCAACCTACTATGAGGTTTAAGGCCTCGAAGTACTTCTTCATCAACATACATTGTCTGATCTGTTGGCTCTCTTTGTTGGTCCTGTTGTGCGGAAGCGTCAAACATGTATGAAGTATtagaaaaagataaataaatagaaaatcTATAAGATCAAAGATTTACGTGGTTCACCCCAAAATCAAAGGGTTACATCCACAGGCGGAAACGGTGAGGAGATTCCACTAATATCCAAAGGAGATTACAAGGTGTTTAGCactcaaacccaaaacccaattaCACCCGAATACACTCATGGAAAGAGAAAAGACCAAATAGAAAAACGACTACCTCAATATATTGTTGCTCACaagaacaaaagcaacaaaCCAAAAGGTAATTTTCTATAGAACCCAAAACTGCGGCTACTTCTCAATAACCCTAAGTTGCGACCTTTCTTTTCTCTCACACACCTTAATTGGTGACAGAAAGCATATATTTATATGTGCATGAGGCAAACTCCAAAACCTAATAGAATTGGGTTTAATTATGTGGGCTTAGTCCAAAAGATAATTGATGGGCTTATTAATTTAAGCCACAGaccaacaatctccaccttggcttAAATTAACTAAAATCTCCAAAGTAAAAATATCCTCCAAATGTCTCCTCCATCAAACCCCGAAGGGTACTAATTGCGATTAGCAATCAAGCCCAAGCAAAGCTTGAACTTGCAAATAGGAACTGGCTTGATCAAAATTAGATGATTCTGACGAACAGACTGAATTTCTTCATACAAAGCAACCTTGTAGAACCGAAGTTGCTTCTCTTCAATATCACCAACAAAAGCAAGCACCTCCTGACTAGGCTGAATAAAAGTGCAGTCTGACACTTTCTCTGAAGCTTTAACAAGCTCCACCTGCTTACTGACATCGTGGCCTGAACCTACATCAATAGACTCTCCTTCAATAGCATGGCATACTCTTCAAAGTTCATAACTTGGCCGATTACAAATTTGGGTGACTTAGATTGAACACACCACAAGTCATAATTATTCACCCCATACGCAAATCcatgaaatttaaattttgcCCCCCACTCAAGTTTACCATCACTCACATGAGCACCGACAGGACAACTAATATCAGAATAATCATCATGACTACCAAACCATACCTTAATTGGAGTCTTCATACAAACTGCGGACGATGGAGACCAATTAATCAAGTAGCAAGAACTAACAGATTCAACACCAAAGTCCTTAGTCTTATCCAAGTTAGAAAGCATGCAAAGCGCTTTCCCTATAAGGGATCCACAAATATATTCTGCGATTTTTATACGTGGTGTCTTCAAAATAGTGCGGTGTCTCACTATCTGATCTTCACAAAACTGACCAAATTGGCCCTCAACAAATACACCTGTACCAAAATCTGAATATGGACTTGATGAAGAGGCAACTGATGAAGCACCAATAAATGTGCTACCCTGAAGTACATAGAGGTTATGGCAAATCAACTTTCCCTGAATCACAACAAGAGCACCCTTACTAACTCTTAAAACTCCACCTTGAGACGAATACTTATAGCCTTGTGAGTCAAGAGTACCCAAAGATAtcaaattgttcttcaaataTGGGACATGCCTAACCTTTGTCAAAGTCCTGATAATTCCATCATGCATCTTAATTCGAACTATTCCAATCCCCGTTACTTTATTAGGAGTATTATCCCCCATAAAGACAGACCTTCCATCAATAGACTGATAATTGTCAAACCAGTCTCGATTGAAGCACATAAGGTGCGAGAAACCCGAAACAAGCAACCAAGCATTAATAGAGGAATCACCAGCAAATAAGGCAAAATCAAAAGTAGACTCATCATCCACATAATTGGCATCATCACCAGAAGATTTTTCAAAATACTTACCTTTATCTTTGAGTTTAGGGCATTCAGGTTTCCAATGACCTTCTTTGTGAAAATAGTGGCATGTATCTTTTCTAATTCGAGACTTAGATCTCAGACTTCCTCTATTACTACTTTCTTCTCTACCTTGAACTACTAAACCATGATCTTGATTATCATTCAAATTCTCTGACACTTTCTTCTTCAGTTCTCTAGAACTCAAAGCTGCTTTGACATCTTCTAAAGAGATAGCCTCTCTTCCATACTGCATGGTGTCAATAAAATTATCAAAAGAAAGAGGCAAAGAGCATAGCAAAATCAAAGCCTGATCTTCATCATCAATTTTCACATCCATACTTCTCAAATCAGATATAAGCTTATTAAATTCATGAATATGGCTTTGAACCGGTGTACCTTCAGACATACGAAGAATGTATAGTCGTTGTTTCAAATATAGTCGACTGGTCAGGGATTTGGTCATATATAATTTCCCCAGCTTTAGCCACAATCCAGGTGCAGTCGTCTCATCAGCAACTTCACGCAGAACCTCATCAGATAGACATAACAAAATTGCACTATGTGCTCATTCTAACATGTCTCCTTTTTCTTATTCTGACAAAGTAGTTAGCAAAGCATTCACACCTTTCAATGCCTTTAATAACCCTTGCTGAACTAATAGGGCTCGCATCTTCAAACACTAAAGGTTGAGATCATTCCTCCGTTAAATTTATCAATCTCATATTTCATTGAAGAAGCAGACTTCATCATTGAATCAAATAGCCTCAAGCGTAGCCTGAGCTCTAATACCACTTGTTGTGTGGAAGCGTCAAACAGGTATGAAGTATcagaaaaagataaataaatagaaaaaatccAGAATACCAAATATTTACGTGGTTCACCCCAAAATCAAAGGGTTACATCCACGGGCGGAACAGTGAGGAGATTCCACTAATATCAAAAGGAGATTACAAGTGTTTAGCACTCAAAACCAAAACCCGATTACACCCGAAGACACTCACGGAAAGTGAAAACACCAAATGGAAAAACGACTACCTCAATATATTGTTGCTCACAAGAACAAAAGCAACAACCAAAAGGTAATTTCCTATAGAACCCAAAACTGCGACTACTTCTTGAGCATAAAAGTCCACAACAAGAGTTGATGTTTCATCAGCAGCCAAACTAAAAACTGATTATGCCACGTTGATATGAGCATAATATGTGACGTTTATAATTATTATATTCCTacattttgctaagttattttatttacattatcatttctaacttagtttttgtTTCTAGGTACATTATAGCAAATGAGATACCTTAGGAGTAAATTAAAGTCTCTGTGAGCACAAAGGACACAAAAATGAGGAAAAATGATAGAAATAAAGTTCCCACAATcctactaggaaaaggaattttAGCTATAGTAGAAATCATAAGCTGACTTGGATTCAAACTCTTAAGATCATGGAATTAGAAGTCCTACTTCGATGAGGAAACCTAGTTGGGTTAGGAATCCTAGTATGACCAAGAGTCCTTATTGAAGAGGGAGTGCTCAAGAAGGTCTGGAAACATCTAGAAAATATTTTGACAAAAGAGTCCCTATTGAACTAGGAAACTTGATGGcattaggagtcctgatgatTCTAGGAGACTTGAGTGGACTAGGAGAGATGTCAAGAACATTCAAGAAGCATCTAGAAGAAGTCCAAAATGTCTTATATAAAGGTAATATGGATTGGAAGTCGTTTTTGACAAAAGAAAGATGAATAAAGATCAGATTTGGAGTTCGTATTGAACTCAGATTGATTTTggatgaattttggaaataattCTAAAAGATTGAGACATGTATGACGTCAAAGACTCCCTAGAGATATATTTGGATATGGCTTGGTGTTGTGACACAATTTTGATGATGTGGATGTGTTTAATTGGCTCAAGGTTTTGTCAACCAATCAGAAAATACAGAGGCAAACTATTCtaatggaaacatgaaaaactGAAATAGACTTGAACAATGACTCAAGGGTGGACATTCTTCTATATAAAGGCAAACTTTCAACGTCAATTTCATCCCTTCTTTCATTCTCTCAATGCAAACACTCAAAGTTTTCTCTAGTTTTCGTTCTACACATCAAGAAGAAGCCAAGCCGTGATCACCACCATTCCTTATCGTCATCTTCCTCATGTGCCACCACCTTAGTGCTGCTTTGGATCTTTGGGACGTCACCAAGAGTTGCCATCTTGATCAACTCATCCTACTTTTAcggttttttattctttttggaCTAGAAAAATGTTTATCTTTCCTTTGTGTATTTCGAACTCATGAGGAACTAATTCTATTGTTAGGTGGCAATTTTGAAGCCCCATATTATGTGATAATCATGATTATGTGTTCTTGATATCCTATGCCTTGCGATTTCGTGAGAtgattaattttgttttcttttacacGTTTGTAttctttggtgcgcaacttagaaatatatgcatgtaattggaacTAGAATCAGGTTAACGCTTTGTTTCCCTAATTCATAACTAGTTAAATCAATTAATTTATGTTCATAACTAGACATGCTTTGTGTAATAATTGACTataattatcaatcaaattccaTTGTGAGTAATGATCTGTGCATCCATTGAATATATTGCTTATGTGCGTTCACTAAGTGATTTGATCTCGCATGCATTCGAATGATTTTAACTTACGTGCATTCACTAGGTTAAATAActtaaggaaaataataagggaCATTGTTTGCTTTAAAATTGTTTCTTGATTGATATTTTCTCATGGCAATAGTAAAGGACATCAGGATTCATAACTTGATTTGATCATTTGTGGTTGTGGATAAATATTTGTTTCTAGCGTTTCTATTCATTGCTTTCACAAACGGAAAACTATTCTTGTTTACTGAACTATATGTTTTCAAATCCCAAAACCCCAGATCgttttcttttagttttctttttagttttcgtACATCTGATCTCTAATccttttctttgtgttttcatTATTTGTTTAAGGTTTTTAGGTTGTGTTTGATTGGAATTTTTGGTCTAATGAGTTTAggtttcttttattttcgtaaattagattttgttttgtttctttattttttgttcATGATTTGTATGATTTACCCTCATTCCCTGGCTTAAAAGATACCATACTTACACTATTCTTCAATTTTTTGCAGGGTTTAAGTAGTGCACTTGTTTTTAGCTtctcaatttttggcgccgttgctgGGTTATTAAAAAATTCTCATATATTTCACGTTTTTGAGTTAGAGTTTGGCAAGGAGCTGTAAACCATaaaggaataggtgaaggaTTCTCCTTTTAACATTTGTTTCAAACTCTTTTTCAAGTAGGTGAAGCAATTGCTACTAGCTTTTTTCTGTTATCTCATTCTTCTTATTCGCAATTGCTACTTGTTTCTCCTAAAGTAAAGCTTTTGAAGTCCTGGACTTTGCTACTTCCACCACTAGCTGCTCCGACAATCAAGACTGAGCCTTATAGCACTGCTGAAATTCCAGTTCCAATGTCTCCGCCTTCTCCTTCCATTCTGATCCCTAAAACACAATCAAAAAACCCAAAGCAAGTTAAAATTGTTATCATTCCAATGAAACGATTGATAACACACGGCTTATCACTCAATCAAAAATTTCATATGCTTCGAAATTTTGGATCAAACTTCTGCAATAATCAAAACCCTGAAATCACATATTGTTACCTGATGAGCAATCGGATTAGCAAGAGCAATATAAGCTGGAGCATGAACACCTTCTTCATTCGTCGCTTGTTTTGAAGCCACAAGAATTTTAAAAGCCAAATTGCTCACTGTGACTCTCACAAATGGGAGAGCGTGAATTTTGTAGGCCTTTAAGGACAAGGGCAGGGGTAACCTCGTCCAAGGAACAACGCAGTCTTCAACACTTCCAATGAAGAATGGACGAACCATCCAAACTTTAGGTGGATGACAATATCCAAAACACCAAGCATAACACCTACAATCGAGGACCTCAAGGATTTTATCAAACACCTCAAGTTCCTCTTCAACAACCTCAAGATACGCCCCCTAATTATGATATGATTATTGAGACACTACGATGAATAATGGGAGAAACCAATCAAGTATTGAATAAACTGCATGAATAAATGAAGGGAGAGATATTGATGCCTTCAATCATACACTCATCTCTGTTATTCCAAGATGTTTAAACCTCAAGAATGTGAAAGAATTTAGACCAATAATTAGTTTATGCTCCATAATCTACAAGCTGATTTCGAAGACTGTGGCCAATCGACTCAAGAAGTACCTACCTAACATTATTTCCTATGCTCAGAGTGCATCTGTACTAGGAAGAAACATCCAAGATAATATGATTCCATCTTTCGAAACAGTTCATACTATTAGAGTACAGAAGAATACAACATCACCAAAGATGGTTCTCAAATTGGACATCAGCAAAGTGTATGATAGGATGGAGTGGGATTTTCTAAAAGAAGTTATGCTGAAGCTTGGGTTTGTGGAGAAATGGGTAGCTTTAATTATGAAGTGTGTTAGGTCTGCATCTTTTTCAATCCATTGTCTCCATATCtgtttcttatttttttcaGAGACATCTGGGCTTCTCCATCATGTTGACTCTACAACTATGATTCATGCTGTTTGGGCAGC is a genomic window containing:
- the LOC133740775 gene encoding probable receptor-like protein kinase At2g21480: MEIEKTPKEPKKKYLFLSSLPSLSSSLTSRYMMAILLVFVYALLYNPTIVLSDPSPTTFTPQDNFLIDCGAANAPTLPDGRTFKTDSQSSQHLKANDDNKVSDDKADVPSPLYKTARIFTSEATYTFHMGSPGWHWVRLYFYPIQNSVSDLQKATFNVMTDKYTLLHSFNFNEAANNNTIKVVRKEYLLNVTEQQFSIKFSPQKNSAAFINAIEVVSAPDYLISDTANNLQPVSQFQGLSKFGYEYMYRINVGGPLVTPVNDTLGRFWLPDEPYIKSKNMAQSAKVETKTIKYPQGLTPQIAPPIVYATAAHMEDAGVSNQKFNVTWDFQAENAYGYLIRLHFCDIVSKTLGNLYFNVYINGQMAISDLDLSQTVNGLAIPFYKDIVVNSSLIKDVLSIQIGPSKLGSGAQDAILNGLEVMKISNSVNSLDGEFGVDGKESKDSSGGVHKGAVAAVGFGLMFGAFIGLGAMVYKWKKRPQDWQKRNSFSSWLLPVHAGDSSFMSSKNSVGKSMYSSSMGLGRFFSLAELQEATNNFDSNKIIGVGGFGNVYLGVIDDGISVAVKRGNPQSEQGITEFQTEIQMLSKLRHRHLVSLIGYCDENQEMILVYEFMSNGPFRDHLYGKNLPPLSWKQRLEICIGAARGLHYLHTGTAQGIIHRDVKTTNILLDDQFTAKVADFGLSKDAPMGQNHVSTAVKGSFGYLDPEYFRRQQLTDKSDVYSFGVVMLEALCARPAINPALPREQVNLADWGMQWKRKGLLEKIVDPLLIGTINPESMKKFGEAAEKCLLEHGVDRPTMGDVLWNLEYALQLQEAFTEGKGEDDSINATPSADAASASPTDAAAAAPTAAASVPLPAAILEEEAPPTEQTINDQSGTAILSQFSNLNGR